From Streptomyces sp. TLI_235, a single genomic window includes:
- a CDS encoding UDPglucose--hexose-1-phosphate uridylyltransferase, whose protein sequence is MKKTVTKLADGRELLYFDADDSVLRDSVDLRPLEPAASLSEIRRDPVTGDWVTVAAHRQGRTYHPPADECPLCPSRDGRLSEIPAPDYQVAVFENRFPSLAAAADHAAGPGHPVAERAPGTGRCEVVCFTADHALSFADLSEQQARLVLDAWTDRTADLSALPDVRQVYCFENRGAEIGVTLAHPHGQIYAFPFVPPRTARALERAAEHRARTGRNLFEDLLAAERADPVRVVLAGEHWTAFVPFAARWPYEVHLYPNRRVPDLTRLTEAERAEFPGVYLELLRRFDRLFIEPGHNEQAQPTPYIAAWHQAPALDGEELALHLELFTIRRTVGKLKFLAGVESGMDAFVNDVSPERAAQRLREVAS, encoded by the coding sequence GTGAAGAAGACCGTCACCAAGCTCGCGGACGGCCGCGAGCTCCTGTACTTCGACGCGGACGACTCCGTCCTGCGGGACTCCGTCGACCTGCGTCCGCTGGAGCCCGCCGCGAGCCTCTCCGAGATCCGCCGGGACCCGGTCACCGGCGACTGGGTGACCGTCGCCGCCCACCGGCAGGGCCGCACCTACCACCCGCCGGCCGACGAGTGCCCGCTCTGCCCGTCCCGCGATGGACGGCTCAGTGAGATCCCGGCCCCCGACTACCAGGTCGCGGTCTTCGAGAACCGCTTCCCATCACTGGCCGCCGCCGCCGACCACGCCGCGGGCCCCGGGCACCCGGTCGCCGAGCGGGCCCCCGGCACCGGCCGCTGCGAGGTGGTCTGCTTCACCGCCGACCACGCGCTCTCCTTCGCCGACCTGAGCGAGCAGCAGGCCCGCCTCGTCCTCGACGCCTGGACGGACCGGACGGCGGACCTGTCCGCGCTGCCCGACGTCCGCCAGGTCTACTGCTTCGAGAACCGCGGCGCCGAGATCGGCGTCACCCTCGCCCACCCGCACGGGCAGATCTACGCCTTCCCGTTCGTCCCCCCGCGGACCGCCCGCGCCCTGGAACGGGCCGCCGAGCACCGGGCCCGCACCGGCCGCAACCTCTTCGAGGACCTGCTCGCCGCCGAACGCGCCGACCCCGTCCGGGTGGTGCTGGCCGGCGAGCACTGGACGGCCTTCGTCCCCTTCGCCGCCCGCTGGCCCTACGAGGTGCACCTGTACCCGAACCGCCGGGTGCCCGACCTCACCCGGCTCACCGAGGCCGAGCGCGCCGAGTTCCCCGGCGTCTACCTGGAACTTCTGCGCCGCTTCGACCGGCTGTTCATCGAGCCCGGGCACAATGAGCAGGCCCAGCCGACGCCGTACATCGCGGCCTGGCACCAGGCGCCCGCCCTCGACGGCGAGGAGCTGGCGCTGCATCTGGAGCTGTTCACGATTCGTCGTACGGTGGGCAAGCTCAAGTTCCTTGCCGGCGTCGAGTCCGGCATGGACGCGTTCGTCAACGATGTGTCGCCCGAGCGGGCGGCACAGCGCCTGCGGGAGGTCGCATCATGA
- a CDS encoding LuxR family two component transcriptional regulator has protein sequence MGVRLVIVDDHRLLAEALAAALRLRGHRVLGVGAPAAAVGGLVAGRRPEVCLLGLAEPAGGEDLFAPLRWLRAERPEVAVVVLGPVGDPGRVAAAFAAGAAGYVRSDERIEVVERAVARVRAGEAAVAVEVLQGAFEALLRPAAEPDDDAVRLLRLLTRREAQVLARIAEGEDTAAIAAGMGIASSTARTHVQRVLVKLGARSRLEAAAVAARTGLLDRVDRSA, from the coding sequence GTGGGCGTTCGGCTCGTGATCGTCGACGACCACCGCCTGCTGGCCGAGGCGCTGGCCGCCGCGCTCAGGCTGCGCGGACACCGCGTCCTCGGGGTGGGCGCCCCCGCCGCCGCGGTCGGCGGCCTGGTCGCCGGGCGTCGGCCCGAGGTCTGCCTGCTGGGCCTGGCCGAACCGGCCGGGGGCGAGGACCTCTTCGCCCCGCTCCGGTGGCTGCGGGCCGAGCGGCCCGAGGTGGCCGTCGTCGTGCTCGGCCCGGTCGGCGACCCCGGCCGGGTGGCGGCCGCCTTCGCCGCCGGGGCGGCCGGCTATGTGCGCAGCGACGAGCGGATCGAGGTCGTCGAGCGGGCGGTCGCCCGGGTCCGGGCAGGGGAGGCGGCGGTCGCCGTCGAGGTGCTGCAGGGCGCGTTCGAGGCGCTGCTGCGGCCCGCCGCCGAGCCGGACGACGACGCCGTGCGGCTGCTGCGGCTGCTGACCCGGCGCGAGGCGCAGGTGCTGGCGCGGATCGCCGAGGGTGAGGACACCGCGGCCATCGCGGCCGGCATGGGCATCGCCTCCAGCACCGCCAGGACCCATGTGCAGCGGGTGCTGGTGAAGCTCGGCGCCCGGTCCCGGCTGGAGGCGGCGGCGGTGGCCGCCCGGACCGGACTGCTCGACCGGGTCGACCGGTCCGCCTGA